The DNA region CCCCCACCGATGTTGACGTAGAAGACCTGCATGCGCTCGAGCTCGTCGATCACGGCCTTGCACTCGGCGGTCGTGAGCTCACGGGGGTCACGCCGGCCCGAGCTGGACAGGCAGTGGACGCAGGCGAGGTTGCAGGCGTAGGTCAGCTCCCACGTCAGGCAGATCGGCGCGTCGAGGCCGTGCTCGAACCGGTCGACGAGGGGCAGCGTGGCCGTCGCGCTCATCGGTCGGTCCTCTCACGGATCATCTGCGAGGCGGCGAGGGTGGCCAGAGCGCTCCGGTAGCTCGGCAGCTCGGCGGGGACGACTCCGGCGGCGACGCACGCGCCGTGGGCGCTGGGCGAGGTCGCCAGCCGGTCCACCACCGCCAGCAGCTTCGGGCTCTTCAGGAACGACAGCTGGCGGGTGCCGAAGTGGTAGAGCAGCGCACCGAAGCGCTCCGGCCGGACCGACACCTGCGGGTGCAGCTGCCACCCGGCGTCCAGGTCGAACGGCCGCGGGCGGGTGTCGTGGGTGTGGCGGGTGTCAGTAGACACCGCACATCCCGTCGATCGACACCTCCTCGACGAGGAGGTCCTCGACGAGCAGCTCGGCCTCGGGTTCGCCCGGCGACCCGGGTCGTGCCTCTTCGGTCGGCGCGACCGACGACGTCACGGCGGGCCCAGGCTCTGCGGTGGGATGCGGGGCTGCGTCCATGGGGGCAGCCGACCACGACGGCCCTGATCTGGTCCTCAGTAGTGCCTACGGGATTCTTGGTAGGGGCTACTGAGGACCCGGTCGCCTCCGTCGGGGTCCTCTGTGGCCATGACGGATCCCTCGACGCGGGTGGCGCTGGTCACCGGAGCGGCCCGCGGCATCGGCGCCGCGACGGTCCGCGGCCTGGCGGCGCAGGGCTGGGCGGTGCTGGCCGTGGACCGGTGCGCCGACGACCCTGCGCTCCCCTACCCGCTCGGCACCCGGGACGACCTGGAGCAGGTGGTGGTCGAGGCGGCGGCCGCCGGCGGCGGTCCGGACGCGGTGCACGCCCTCGCGGCCGATGCCCGCGATGCCACCGCCATGGCCGACGCGGTCGCCGCCGCCGAGCGGCGGTGGGGCGGCCTCGACGTCACCGTCGCCGCGGCCGGGGTGATCGCCGGTGGCGTACCGCTGTGGGAGATGCCGGTCGGCCAGCAGCAGGCGGTGCTCGACGTCGACCTGGGCGGCGTGCTAGCTCTGGCCCGGGGCGCGATCCCCGCGCTGCTGCGGCGCCCGGAGCCGCGCACCGGGCGCTTCGTCGCCGTGGCCTCGGCGGCGGCGACCCGCGGGATGCCGCTGCTGGCGGTCTACTGCGCGGCCAAGGCCGGGGTGACCGGCCTGGTCCGGGCGTTGGCCGCCGAGCTGGGCGGCACCGGGGTGACGGCGAACGCCGTGAGCCCGGGATCCACCGACACGGCGATCCTGACCGAGAGCGCCCGCCTCTACGGGCTGCCGAGCGGGCTGTCCTTCGCCCCGCAGCAGCCGGCGCAGCGCCTGATCGAGCCGGACGAGATCGCCGCGGCGATCGTCTGGCTCGCCGGTGAGCACACCGGCGCGATCACCGGCGCGGTCGTCCCGGTCGACGGAGGGCTGGCGCTGTGACCTCCGGCCTGCCCTCCCTCGCGCCCGAACTGGGCGAGGCCACGTGGACCGAGCTGGACGGCCGCGCCGCCGCCACGCTCCTGGTCGTGCCGCTCGGGGCCACCGAGCAGCACGGCCCGCACCTCCCGCTGGCCACCGACACCCTGGTGGCCTCCGCCCTGGCCCGGCGGCTGGCCGACGCCCGCGACGACGTGGCCGTCGCCCCCGCCGTCCCCTACGGCTCGAGCGGCGAGCACGCCGACTTCCCCGGCACCCTCTCGATCG from Acidimicrobiales bacterium includes:
- the mftB gene encoding mycofactocin biosynthesis chaperone MftB (MftB, a small protein, is a peptide chaperone that assists the radical SAM enzyme MftC in performing two modifications to the C-terminal Val-Tyr dipeptide of the mycofactocin precursor peptide, MftA. MftB's role is analogous to the role of PqqD in the biosynthesis of PQQ, a cofactor that derives entirely from a Tyr and a Glu in the precursor PqqA.), with amino-acid sequence MSTDTRHTHDTRPRPFDLDAGWQLHPQVSVRPERFGALLYHFGTRQLSFLKSPKLLAVVDRLATSPSAHGACVAAGVVPAELPSYRSALATLAASQMIRERTDR
- a CDS encoding creatininase family protein, with translation MTSGLPSLAPELGEATWTELDGRAAATLLVVPLGATEQHGPHLPLATDTLVASALARRLADARDDVAVAPAVPYGSSGEHADFPGTLSIGQAAVEHLVVELVRSADAFAGVVLVSGHGGNAEPLAAAAATLDAEGRSVLVWWPHVPGG
- a CDS encoding mycofactocin-coupled SDR family oxidoreductase, yielding MTDPSTRVALVTGAARGIGAATVRGLAAQGWAVLAVDRCADDPALPYPLGTRDDLEQVVVEAAAAGGGPDAVHALAADARDATAMADAVAAAERRWGGLDVTVAAAGVIAGGVPLWEMPVGQQQAVLDVDLGGVLALARGAIPALLRRPEPRTGRFVAVASAAATRGMPLLAVYCAAKAGVTGLVRALAAELGGTGVTANAVSPGSTDTAILTESARLYGLPSGLSFAPQQPAQRLIEPDEIAAAIVWLAGEHTGAITGAVVPVDGGLAL
- the mftA gene encoding mycofactocin precursor MftA (Mycofactocin is a small molecule electron carrier derived from the final two amino acids, Val-Tyr, of MftA, the mycofactocin precursor. It plays a role in redox homeostasis and the metabolism of alcohols and aldehydes in Actinobacteria, including Mycobacterium tuberculosis.), which produces MTSSVAPTEEARPGSPGEPEAELLVEDLLVEEVSIDGMCGVY